One segment of Clostridium ljungdahlii DSM 13528 DNA contains the following:
- a CDS encoding helix-turn-helix transcriptional regulator: MDDKTNLNNRLKVARAELNISQQQLATMAGVSRQTISSIETGQYCPTAKLALILAKCLQKKFEDLFYLEEE; encoded by the coding sequence TTGGATGATAAAACTAATTTAAATAATCGATTAAAAGTTGCACGTGCTGAACTTAACATTTCGCAACAACAACTTGCAACTATGGCAGGCGTAAGCCGTCAAACAATAAGTTCTATAGAAACTGGTCAATACTGTCCAACTGCTAAATTAGCATTAATCCTTGCAAAATGTTTACAAAAAAAGTTTGAAGATTTATTTTATTTGGAGGAGGAATAA